TCCGCAACGTCCTGCTCAGCCACCCGGACGTCACCGGCGCGGCCGTCGTGCTCCGCCAGGAGACACCGGGCGACACCGCCACGGCCCGCATCGACGCGTACGTCGCGCTGAGCGGGGCGGGGACCGCGACGGCCGACCTGCTCGCCCACGCCAGCGGTGTGCTGCCGGACTACATGATGCCCGCGACCCTCACCCCGGTCGCGGCCATCCCGCTGACCATCAACGGCAAGGTCGACACCGCCGCGCTCCCCGAACCCACCACCACCCGGGAGACCCCCGCCCCCGCAACCCGGCCCGCCGACGCCGCACAGCCCCCCGCCGCCGAGGACCCGCTCGCCGCCGACATCCTCGCCCTGTGGAGCCAGGTACTGGGCACCGACGTCGGGCCCGGCGACAACTTCTTCGAACTCGGCGGGAACTCCCTGCTGGTCATCCGGCTCCTGCGGGAGATGCGCGACCGCGGACTGCCCCGCGTCGCCACCCAGGACTTCTACCGCAACTCCGTGGCGGCGCAGTTCATTTCGTTCGTCGGCGGCGGCAAGGGCTGAGCCCGTCCGCCGACGACGAGGCAGCAGGTATTCACGAGCGCCCTTGGACACTCCGGGGCGGCACCGACTCCGCTGGAGGTAATTAGTCGTGTCCGAACACCAGGGCGTCCCGCTGCCGCTGACCGCCGCCCAGGCCGGCATCTGGTACGCACAGCAGATGAACCCGCAGAACACCATCTTCCACCTCGGTGAGTACCTCGACATCGACGGCCCCGTGGACGTGGAACTGCTGGAGCGGGCCCTGCGCCGCGTCGTCGAGGAAGCCGACACCCTGCGCGTCCGCTTCGAGCTCGTCGACGGCGAGCCCGTCCAGCGGGTCCTGCCCGCGGCGGACTTCGCCTGGTCGCCGGACCGGCTGGACTTCACCGGCGAGAGCGACCCCCGGGCCGCGGCCCGCGCCTGGATGGCCGCCGAACTCGACCGCCCGGTCGACCCGATGCGCGACCCCCTGTTCCGGTTCGCCCTGCTCAAGGTCGCCGACGAACGCCACTTCTGGTTCTACCGCTACCACCACCTGCTGGCCGACGGGTACACCGTCGTCGTCATCGCACAGCGCGTACCGGAGATCTACTCGGCACTCGCCGAGGGCCGGCCCGTCGGCGACAACCCCTTCGCACCGCTCGCCGACCTGATCGCCGAACACACCGCGTACAAGGGCTCCGAGCGCGGCGCGAAGGACCGGGCGTACTGGTCGGAGCACATGGCCGACGCGCCCGAACCGGCCGGGCTGTCCGGGCGCCGCCCGGGCACCGTGGAGAGGCTCATCCACCGCACCGCGCACCTGCCCCAGCAGGACACCGACGAGCTGCGCGACCTCGGCCGCGCGGCCGGCGTCTCCTGGCCCCCGGTGCTGTTCGGCGCGGTCGCGGCCTACCTCCAGCGGCTGACCGGCGAGGACGAGGTGATCCTCGGCCTCCCGGTGTCCAACCGGCTCGGCCGTACGGCCCTCAGCGTGCCGTCCATGGTCTCCAACGTGCTGCCGCTGCGGATCACCTTCACCCCCGGCTTGACCGTCGCCGAACTGATGGCCCAGGTCTCGGGCGAACTGCGCGGAGCCACCCGCCACCAGCGCTACCCCTACGAGGACATCCGCCAGGACCTCGGCATGCTCGCCGACGAGCGCCGGCTGACCGGCCCGCACGTCAACCTCATGCTCTTCGACCACAAGCTGTCGTTCGGCGAGCACCGCTCCCGCCCCCGCACCCTGGCCACGGGCCCGGTCGACGACCTGTCGTTCCTCATCTACGACCGCACGGCCGAGCCCGGGCTGCAGATCGACTGCGACGCCAACGCCGAGCTGTACGGCGAGGACGAACTCACCACGTACCAGGACGGCTTCCTGGAGTTCCTGCGGCAGCTGGCCACGGCGGGCCCGGACCGGCGCGTCGAGGACCTCACCGCCCCCGAAGCGGCACGCGACACCCACCGGCGGGCGGTCGCCGCGAACTCCGCCGACGCGAACGCCCCGGCCTCCGCCGCCGTTGCCGCCCCGGACCGCCCGCGCACCCCGCAGGAGGAAGCCCTCTGCCGGATCGCCGCCGAGGTGCTCGGCGTCGACGACATCGGCGTCGACGACAACTTCTTCCTGCTCGGCGGGCGCTCCCTCCAGATCACCAAGATCGTCAGCCGGGTGCGCGCCCTCTTCCAGGCCGAACTCCCCCTCCGCCGTGTCTTCGAGGCCCCCACCGTGGCCGGCGTCGCCGAGCAGCTCGGCGGGGCCCGGGGAGCCCGGCGGCCGCTCACCGCCGCTGCCCGCCCTGAGATCATTCCCCTGTCGGCCGCCCAGAACCGGCTGTGGTTCCTCAACCAGCTCGGCCGCCAGGACGCGGTCTACAACGAGGCCGTGGCCATCCGCCTGCACGGCCGCCCGGACGTCCCGGCGCTGCACGCGGCCCTCAACGACGTGGTGGCCCGGCACGAGAGCCTGCGCACGGTCTACCCCGAGTTCGCCGGCGAGGCACGCCAGCTGATCCTCGCACCCGGCGCCGCGACCGTGGCCCTGCCCGTGGAGCCGGTCACCCCGGCCACACTGCCCACCGCCCTCGCGGAAACGGCGCGGCACGGCTTCGACCTCGGCACCGAGATCCCCGTTCGCGCCCGGCTGCTGGCCCTCGCCGAGGACGAGCACGTCCTCCAACTGGTCGTCCACCACATCGCGTGCGACGGCTGGTCGGTCACCCCCTTCACCCGCGACCTGTCCACCGCCTACGCCGCCCGCTGCGCGGGTGAGACGCCGACGTGGCAGCCGCTGCCGGTCCAGTACGCCGACTACGTGCTCTGGCAGCGTGACGTGCTGGGCGACGCCGGCGACCGGGACAGCGAGCTCGCCGGACAACTGCGTTACTGGAGCGAAACGCTCGCCGGGCTCCCCGAGGAGATCCCCCTGCCCACCGACCGGCAGCGGCCGGCCACGGCGACGTACGAGGGCGGACGCGTCACGTTCCGGCTCTCCCCGGACACACACGAAAAGCTCAGGGCACTGGCCGCCGAGAACGGCGCCAGCATGTTCATGCTCGCGCAGGCAGGCGTGGCCGCGCTCCTCACCCGTTACGGGGCGGGCACGGACATCCCCGTCGGTTCACTGATCGCGGGTCGTACGGACGCGGCGCTGGACGATCTGGTCGGGTTCTTCGTCAATACGCTGGTGCTGCGTACGGACACGTCGGGGGACCCGACGTTCCGGGAGCTGCTGGGCCGGGTCCGGGAGACGGACCTCGCGGCCTACGCGCACCAGGACCTGTCGTTCGAGCGCCTCGTGGAAGCACTCAACCCCACCCGTTCGCTGGCCCGCCACCCCCTGTTCCAGACCGCCCTCGACGTACAGAGCGGCGACACGTCCCGGCTGGAGTTGGCCGGGCTGGACGCGGACTCCGAGCTGATGGACACCGGGAGCGCCAGGTTCGACCTGTTCTTCCGCCTGGTCGAGGAGAACGCGCCGGACGGTTCGGCCGTGGGTATTGCGGGTCGTCTGGAGTTCGCGCGGGACCTGTTCGATGAGGGTTCGGCACGGCGGTTGGCCGAGGGGCTGGTGCGACTGCTGGAGGCGGTCGCGGCCGACCCCGGTGTGTCGATCGGTGCGGTGGAGGTGCAGTCCGCTGCTGAGCGTGGGCTGGTCGTGGAGGAGTGGAACGCGACGGGTCGTGAGGTCGCGGCGGGCACACTGCCGGGGGTGTTCGAGGCACAGGTGGCGCGGACGCCGGATGCCACGGCTGTGGTGTTCGACGGCGAGTCACTGACGTACGCGGAGCTGGATGCGCGGGCGAACCGGCTGGCGCATGAGCTGGTGGCGCGGGGGGTGGCAGGCGGTGACTTCGTCGCCGTGGCCGCACCTCGGTCGCTGGAGCTGATGGTCGCGCTGTACGCGGTGGTGAAGGCGGGTGCGGCGTATGTGCCGGTCGACCCGGACTACCCGGCCGAGCGCATCGGCTGGATTCTCGAGGACGCCAGGCCTGCGTTGCTGCTGACGACCGTCGAGGTGGCCCCGGCTCTGCCGAAGACGGGCGTGCCGACCCTGCTGCTCGACACCGCGGACGGCATCGCCGCCGACCGGCCCGACACCGCCCCCGAGCTTGTCCTGCCGGAGAACGCGGCGGCGTATGTCATCTTCACGTCCGGCTCGACCGGGCGCCCGAAGGGTGTCGTCGTCGGACACGAGGGCATTCACAACCGGCTGGAGTGGATGCAGGACACCTACGGGCTCGACGCGAGCGACCGGGTGTTGCAGAAGACCCCGTCCGGTTTCGATGTCTCGGTATGGGAGTTCTTCTGGGCCCTGCGCACCGGCGCCACGCTGGTGCTGGCGCGTCCGGAGGGGCACAAGGACCCCGCCTACATGGCACGCCTGATCCAGGACGAGGGCATCACCACCGTCCACTTCGTGCCGTCGATGCTGCAGGCGTTCCTCGCCGACCCCGCCGCCGGTCACTGCACCGGGCTGCGCCGGGTGATCTGCTCGGGCGAGGCCCTGCCCGCCGATGCGGTGACCCGCTTCCACCAGCTGCTTCCCGGTGTGGAGCTGCACAACCTCTACGGGCCCACCGAAGCCTCCGTCGATGTCACCGCACACGCCTGCACCCCCGGCACGCACAGCGCGTCGGTGCCGATCGGCCGGCCCATCTGGAACACCCGCACCTACGTCCTGGACGCCGCCCTGCGCCCCGCACCCATCGGCGTCCCCGGCGAGTTGTACCTCGCGGGCATCCAGCTCGCCCACGGCTACACCGGCCGCCCCGGCCTGACCGCCGAGCGCTTCACCGCCGACCCCTACAGCACCACCGGTGAGCGGATGTACCGCACCGGCGACATCGCCCGCTGGACTGCGGACGGGGTGCTCGAATACCAGGGCCGCGCGGATGACCAGGTCAAGCTCCGTGGCTTCCGCATCGAACTCGGCGAGATCGAGCACACGCTGACGTCGCACGACACGGTCGCCCAGGCCACCGTCATCGTCCGCGACGACCGCCTCGTCGCTTACACCGTCCCGGCCGGTGACAGCCTCGAAACCGACACCCTGCGCACCCACGTCGCCGGTGTCCTGCCCGAGTACATGGTCCCGTCCGCCTTCGTCACCCTGGACACGCTGCCGCTGACCGCCAACGGCAAGCTCGACCGCAAGGCCCTGCCCGCCCCCGACTTCACCGCACAGGCAAACAGCCGCGCACCCCGCAACGCACGCGAAGAACTGCTCTGCACCCTCTTCGCCGACGTCCTCGGCCTCGACACCATCGGCATCGACGACAGCTTCTTCAACCTCGGCGGCCACTCCCTCCTCGCCACCCGCCTCATCAGCCGCATCCGCACCGAACTCGACGTAGAGGTCGACGTCCGCACCGTCTTCGAGGCCCCTACCGTCTCGGCGCTGGCATCGCGACTCACCGGTGCCTCTGGTGCCCGGTCGGCGCTGACCGCGCAGGAGCGGCCGGAGCACATCCCGCTGTCGCCCGCGCAGCAGCGGCTGTGGTTCATCAACCGAATGGAGGACGCCGGCGGAAACTACAACACCGGCCTTTCTCTCCGGCTGTCCGGTGCGGTGGACAAGGGGGCGCTGCGTGCGGCGCTGGCCGATGTCGTGGCCCGGCACGAGAGTCTGCGGACCGTCTTCCCCGACATCGACGGGCAGCCCCGGCAGCTGATCCTCGCCCCCGAGCAGGCCGTTCCGGAGCTGACCGTCACCGCCGTCGACGCGAGTGACCTCGACGTGGCGCTCTCACGCGCCGCTTCGGCCGACTACGACCTGTCGGTCGAACCGCCGCTGCGCGCCCAGTTGTTCGTGCTGAGCCCCACCGACTCCGTCCTGTTGCTCGTCGTCCACCACATCGCCAGCGACGGCTGGTCCAACGCACCGCTGTCCCGGGACCTGTCCACCGCGTACGCCGCGCGCAGCACCGGCTCGGCCCCGGACTGGCAGCCGCTGCCGGTCCAGTACGCCGACTACACCCTCTGGCAGCGCGACGTACTCGGCGACGAGAACGACCCGGACAGTCCCATCGCCGCCCAGCTCGACTTCTGGCGCTCGGCGCTCGCCGACCTGCCCGAGGAGCTGCCGCTCCCCGTCGACCGCCCCCGGCCCGCCCGGATGAGCTACCACGGCGAGACCGTGCCGCTCCGCTTCGGCCCCGAGCTGCATCGGAACCTGGCCGACGTCGCCCGTGAGTCGGGTGCCACCGTCTTCATGGTGATGCAGGCCGCGATCGCGGCACTGCTGGGCAAGCTCGGCGGCGTGGAGGACGTGCCGATCGGCAGCGCCATCGCGGGACGCACCGACGAAGCACTCGACGATCTCGTCGGCTTCTTCGTCAACACCCTCGTCCTGCGCACCGACCTCACCGGCAACCCAACCTTCCGTGAGCTCGTCGAGCGCGTCCGGGACACGGACCTGGCCGCGTACGCCCACCAGGACGTGCCGTTCGAGCGGCTGGTCGACGACCTGAACCCCGTTCGTTCACTGGCCCGGCACCCGCTCTTCCAGATCATGCTGTCGATGCAGAACACCTCGGCCCCCACGATGCGGTTGGGTGACGTGTCGGCGGCTCCGCTGCCGGTCGACATCGACACCGCGAAGTTCGACCTGTCCTTCCAGCTCGGTGAGGTCTTCTCCGCCGACGGCTCGCCCGCCGGCATCGAGGGCGGCCTCGAATTCGCCACCGACCTCTTCGACCGTTCCACGGTCGAGCAGTTGGCCGGGCGGCTGGAGCGGCTGCTGACGGCGGTGGCCGCCGAACCGGACCTGGTGCCGGCGCGGTTCGACCTGCTGGCGCCGGGTGAGCGCGAGCGCATCCTGACGGAGTGGAACCCGACCGGGTACGTGCCCTCCGCCGCGACGCTGCCGGAGCTGTTCGAGGCCCAGGTGGCCCGCACTCCCGACGCGGTCGCCGTGGCGTCGGAGTCCGACTCGCTCACGTACGCGGAGCTCAATGCGCGGTCGAACCGGCTGGCGCGACATCTGATCGCGCGGGGAGTGGAGCCGGAGCAGTTGGTGGTGCTGGCGCTGCCGCGCTCCGAGCACATGATCGTGGCACTGCTCGCGGTGCTGAAGGCCGGGGCCGGGTATCTTCCGGTCGATCCGGGGTACCCGGCCGACCGCATCACCCACATGCTGCGGGACGCGCGGCCCCGGCTGCTGCTGACCACGGCGGAGCAGTCCGGCACGTTGGAACCGCTGATGGCGGACGACGGGCGGATGCTGGTGTGGGACGAGCCGGGCCTGGCGGCGGAACTGGCCGCGCTGCCCGGCGGTGACCTCACCGATGCCGAGCGTGGTGGTGCCCTGACCCCGGACTCCGGCGCGTATGTGATGTACACCTCCGGGTCGACCGGCAAGCCGAAGGGCGTACTGGTCACGCACGGGGACGTCGTCGCCCTGGCCGGCGACGGCCGCTACGCCACGGGCCACGAGGCGGTGCTGGTGCACTCGCCGCAGGCGTTCGACGCCTCCACCTACGAGGTGTGGGTACCGCTGCTGGCCGGGGGCCGGGCCGTGATCGCCCCGCCCGGCGACCTGTCGGCCGCACTGCTGCGCGATGTCATCGCACGCCATGGCGTGTCCGCGATCTGGCTGACCG
The window above is part of the Streptomyces syringium genome. Proteins encoded here:
- a CDS encoding non-ribosomal peptide synthetase, whose protein sequence is MSEHQGVPLPLTAAQAGIWYAQQMNPQNTIFHLGEYLDIDGPVDVELLERALRRVVEEADTLRVRFELVDGEPVQRVLPAADFAWSPDRLDFTGESDPRAAARAWMAAELDRPVDPMRDPLFRFALLKVADERHFWFYRYHHLLADGYTVVVIAQRVPEIYSALAEGRPVGDNPFAPLADLIAEHTAYKGSERGAKDRAYWSEHMADAPEPAGLSGRRPGTVERLIHRTAHLPQQDTDELRDLGRAAGVSWPPVLFGAVAAYLQRLTGEDEVILGLPVSNRLGRTALSVPSMVSNVLPLRITFTPGLTVAELMAQVSGELRGATRHQRYPYEDIRQDLGMLADERRLTGPHVNLMLFDHKLSFGEHRSRPRTLATGPVDDLSFLIYDRTAEPGLQIDCDANAELYGEDELTTYQDGFLEFLRQLATAGPDRRVEDLTAPEAARDTHRRAVAANSADANAPASAAVAAPDRPRTPQEEALCRIAAEVLGVDDIGVDDNFFLLGGRSLQITKIVSRVRALFQAELPLRRVFEAPTVAGVAEQLGGARGARRPLTAAARPEIIPLSAAQNRLWFLNQLGRQDAVYNEAVAIRLHGRPDVPALHAALNDVVARHESLRTVYPEFAGEARQLILAPGAATVALPVEPVTPATLPTALAETARHGFDLGTEIPVRARLLALAEDEHVLQLVVHHIACDGWSVTPFTRDLSTAYAARCAGETPTWQPLPVQYADYVLWQRDVLGDAGDRDSELAGQLRYWSETLAGLPEEIPLPTDRQRPATATYEGGRVTFRLSPDTHEKLRALAAENGASMFMLAQAGVAALLTRYGAGTDIPVGSLIAGRTDAALDDLVGFFVNTLVLRTDTSGDPTFRELLGRVRETDLAAYAHQDLSFERLVEALNPTRSLARHPLFQTALDVQSGDTSRLELAGLDADSELMDTGSARFDLFFRLVEENAPDGSAVGIAGRLEFARDLFDEGSARRLAEGLVRLLEAVAADPGVSIGAVEVQSAAERGLVVEEWNATGREVAAGTLPGVFEAQVARTPDATAVVFDGESLTYAELDARANRLAHELVARGVAGGDFVAVAAPRSLELMVALYAVVKAGAAYVPVDPDYPAERIGWILEDARPALLLTTVEVAPALPKTGVPTLLLDTADGIAADRPDTAPELVLPENAAAYVIFTSGSTGRPKGVVVGHEGIHNRLEWMQDTYGLDASDRVLQKTPSGFDVSVWEFFWALRTGATLVLARPEGHKDPAYMARLIQDEGITTVHFVPSMLQAFLADPAAGHCTGLRRVICSGEALPADAVTRFHQLLPGVELHNLYGPTEASVDVTAHACTPGTHSASVPIGRPIWNTRTYVLDAALRPAPIGVPGELYLAGIQLAHGYTGRPGLTAERFTADPYSTTGERMYRTGDIARWTADGVLEYQGRADDQVKLRGFRIELGEIEHTLTSHDTVAQATVIVRDDRLVAYTVPAGDSLETDTLRTHVAGVLPEYMVPSAFVTLDTLPLTANGKLDRKALPAPDFTAQANSRAPRNAREELLCTLFADVLGLDTIGIDDSFFNLGGHSLLATRLISRIRTELDVEVDVRTVFEAPTVSALASRLTGASGARSALTAQERPEHIPLSPAQQRLWFINRMEDAGGNYNTGLSLRLSGAVDKGALRAALADVVARHESLRTVFPDIDGQPRQLILAPEQAVPELTVTAVDASDLDVALSRAASADYDLSVEPPLRAQLFVLSPTDSVLLLVVHHIASDGWSNAPLSRDLSTAYAARSTGSAPDWQPLPVQYADYTLWQRDVLGDENDPDSPIAAQLDFWRSALADLPEELPLPVDRPRPARMSYHGETVPLRFGPELHRNLADVARESGATVFMVMQAAIAALLGKLGGVEDVPIGSAIAGRTDEALDDLVGFFVNTLVLRTDLTGNPTFRELVERVRDTDLAAYAHQDVPFERLVDDLNPVRSLARHPLFQIMLSMQNTSAPTMRLGDVSAAPLPVDIDTAKFDLSFQLGEVFSADGSPAGIEGGLEFATDLFDRSTVEQLAGRLERLLTAVAAEPDLVPARFDLLAPGERERILTEWNPTGYVPSAATLPELFEAQVARTPDAVAVASESDSLTYAELNARSNRLARHLIARGVEPEQLVVLALPRSEHMIVALLAVLKAGAGYLPVDPGYPADRITHMLRDARPRLLLTTAEQSGTLEPLMADDGRMLVWDEPGLAAELAALPGGDLTDAERGGALTPDSGAYVMYTSGSTGKPKGVLVTHGDVVALAGDGRYATGHEAVLVHSPQAFDASTYEVWVPLLAGGRAVIAPPGDLSAALLRDVIARHGVSAIWLTAALFHLFAEDDPGCLNGVCEVWTGGDVVLADAVRRVREVCPGLVVVDGYGPTETTTFAACFRIGPDTELPSSVPIGRPLDSMRIHLLDRDLRLVPPGVPGELYIAGTGLARGYLNRPGLTADRFVASPHGLPGERMYRTGDVARWTADGQIQFLGRADNQVKLRGFRIELGEIEAALAGHDSVAHSAVVVRQDRPGVKRLVAYVVPADEGIDQEALRRYLVDRLPEYMVPAAFVTLDALPLTANGKLDRKALPAPDFGEQATGRDARNARERALCALFAELLGLERVGIDDNFFELGGDSIISIQLVSRAHRAGLLLRTRDIFDHQTPAALAEVAEEVAGSAQEPREAGLGPVPLTPIMHWLRELGGPVDGFHQAMLVQTPPGCDAEALAGALGALLDRHDVLRARMARPAGGDWELEVRLPGSIRAEEIFRWTDAFGADIAEEARAAQRRLDPAVGVMLQAVWFDAGPDAPGQLLLAVHHLVVDGISWRIMLPELSELYRAAAEGRAAELGSVGTSFRSWARYLAEESQEPRRTAELPLWTEMLGAPEPPLGARALDPARDTAAASSRLTLTLSAEQTEPLLTRLPAIYHAGINDVLLTAFTLAVADWRRERTAGAGSVVLDLEGHGREEIADGFDISRTVGWFTSMYPVRLDPRLHDSEWPEAWSGGPALGRALKEIKEQLRAIPDNGIGYGLLRHLRADTSATLSALPSPQISFNYLGRIDMTDGAQGGAVADWAVRSDVDLGDGHDPAMPFGHALELNAVTQDQPDGPRLMATWSWPRELFTEDDVRELAENWFRALGALVTHAEAPDAGGFTPSDLPLVNLSQKDLDLLSEEWGF